In Micromonospora sp. NBC_01813, the following are encoded in one genomic region:
- a CDS encoding NYN domain-containing protein yields MAAPDPTDARPEGAAPTTGAHNPPASTMPPSGPDLAAAAETSPEPVLPEAVRSRIVVLAASALPEIPVDELPAPLRKVAKFAPNRRARYGAAAIAAQLTNDPLFRQRVAARAVDEAGELGEAIASGVTPGAADPVEVAALAYLMRPVSWRDLVAAAGAAVRAEADSAAVAALIDDAEARANRAEHDRTVARVEVDKLRDELARVREELGQLREESRLLARSLREAQTQQRRANELLATERGRAARAAADHDAELRRLRAKLADAELSAGSARQSAKEARAVDDARLWLLLETIGQAAQGLRRELALDPADKLPADFVADSFTDRPAAATSTRARDTDDPARLDDLLSLPRAHLIVDGYNVTKRGFGEVPLEQQRKRLITGLGGIAAQTGDEVTVVFDGAERMHGLPPAPRGVRVLFSRKGETADELIRRLVRAEPSGRAIVVVSSDREVADGVRRHGAYPMGADSLLRRLARS; encoded by the coding sequence ATGGCCGCACCGGATCCGACCGACGCTCGTCCCGAGGGGGCGGCGCCGACGACCGGCGCCCATAACCCACCCGCCAGCACCATGCCGCCGAGCGGTCCGGACCTCGCCGCGGCGGCCGAGACGTCCCCCGAGCCGGTGCTGCCCGAGGCGGTGCGCTCCCGCATCGTGGTGCTCGCGGCCAGCGCGTTGCCGGAGATTCCGGTCGACGAGCTACCGGCACCGCTGCGCAAGGTCGCCAAGTTCGCGCCCAACCGGCGGGCCCGCTACGGCGCCGCCGCCATCGCGGCCCAACTCACCAACGACCCGTTGTTCCGCCAGCGGGTTGCCGCCCGCGCCGTGGACGAGGCGGGGGAGTTGGGCGAGGCGATCGCCTCGGGCGTCACGCCGGGTGCGGCGGACCCGGTGGAGGTCGCCGCCCTGGCGTACCTGATGCGCCCGGTCAGCTGGCGTGACCTCGTCGCCGCCGCCGGGGCGGCCGTGCGGGCCGAGGCGGACAGCGCCGCCGTCGCCGCGCTGATCGACGACGCCGAGGCTCGCGCCAACCGGGCCGAACACGACCGGACGGTAGCCCGGGTCGAGGTGGACAAGCTCCGGGACGAACTGGCCCGGGTCCGCGAGGAGCTCGGCCAGCTGCGCGAGGAGTCCCGGCTACTGGCCCGCTCGCTACGGGAGGCGCAGACACAGCAGCGCCGCGCCAACGAACTGCTGGCCACCGAACGCGGCCGTGCCGCGCGCGCCGCCGCCGATCACGACGCCGAACTGCGCCGGCTACGGGCCAAGCTCGCCGACGCGGAGCTGTCCGCCGGCTCGGCCCGTCAATCCGCGAAGGAGGCCCGGGCGGTCGACGACGCACGCCTGTGGCTGCTGCTGGAGACCATCGGACAGGCCGCCCAGGGGCTGCGCCGGGAGCTGGCCCTCGACCCGGCCGACAAGCTGCCGGCCGACTTCGTCGCGGACAGCTTCACCGACCGACCGGCGGCCGCGACCTCGACCCGCGCCCGGGACACCGACGACCCGGCCCGGCTCGACGATCTGCTGTCCCTGCCCCGGGCCCACCTGATCGTCGACGGCTACAACGTGACCAAGCGCGGCTTCGGTGAGGTACCGCTGGAGCAGCAGCGCAAGCGCCTGATCACCGGGCTCGGTGGGATCGCCGCGCAGACCGGCGACGAGGTGACCGTGGTCTTCGACGGCGCGGAGCGGATGCACGGCCTGCCGCCAGCACCCCGCGGGGTGCGGGTGCTGTTCTCCCGCAAGGGTGAGACGGCGGACGAGCTGATCCGACGGCTGGTGCGCGCCGAGCCGTCGGGGCGGGCGATCGTGGTGGTCTCCTCCGACCGAGAGGTGGCCGACGGGGTCCGCCGGCACGGCGCCTACCCGATGGGCGCCGACTCCCTGCTGCGCCGACTGGCCCGCTCCTGA
- a CDS encoding RelA/SpoT family protein → MDVDAGPGAAIGRFLPTATPLSARLRAWLSWSPGSPDPVAELIRVHRSVHPTADPGVLRRGYQKADSMHAGQFRKSGEPYITHPLAVAEICAGLGMDTTTLVAALLHDTVEDTTYDLPSLAADFGDEVAHLVDGVTKFDKAFYGKAAEAETIRKMIIAAAKDVRVLVIKLADRLHNMRTLGVRSPASRARIAKATLDVLVPLCDRLGIQKLKRELDDIVLFHLEPDAYQRIEDHLSSRSERAPYLERVCAQAEVALRRERVTAKVAPRPRHRYSIWKDTVAGGHQMPVDLPRIEIVVTGPGTDCYAALGAIHCSWRPVPGRFKDFIAAPKNNLYRSLHTTVMGPDDSPVEVLIRTEAMHRSAEFGVAAPYHFPKAERASAVTRSEELGWLRRALDWSQATIDADQFVHSLRCDLVDAQIQVFAEGRQIVLPAGSTPVDLAYELDPHKGSRCLAVRINGRLAPLASELSDGDVVEIFTESEDQPTGAAPSPAGPRKEWLGFVKSPQAQMQINRWFAEHSEPGISINDKVRLGRATVSLILRKHDRALSNDKPLRRLAEALNYPDMETMLVAVVDRTIEPEAVVDQLIAIVDQRGGLPPAEQTGYL, encoded by the coding sequence GTGGACGTCGACGCCGGTCCCGGCGCCGCAATCGGACGTTTCCTACCCACCGCGACACCGCTGTCCGCGCGGCTGCGCGCCTGGCTGTCCTGGTCTCCCGGATCCCCTGACCCGGTCGCTGAGCTGATCCGGGTCCACCGGTCGGTCCACCCGACCGCAGACCCGGGTGTGCTGCGTCGCGGCTACCAGAAGGCCGACAGCATGCACGCCGGGCAGTTCCGCAAGAGTGGCGAGCCCTACATCACCCATCCGCTGGCGGTCGCCGAGATCTGCGCCGGACTCGGCATGGACACCACCACCCTGGTCGCCGCGTTGCTGCACGACACCGTCGAGGACACCACCTACGACCTGCCCTCCCTGGCTGCGGACTTCGGCGACGAGGTGGCCCACCTGGTCGACGGGGTGACCAAGTTCGACAAGGCGTTCTACGGCAAGGCCGCCGAGGCCGAGACCATCCGCAAGATGATCATCGCTGCGGCCAAGGACGTCCGGGTGCTGGTCATCAAGCTCGCCGACCGGCTGCACAACATGCGGACCCTCGGGGTGCGTTCCCCTGCGTCGCGGGCCCGCATCGCCAAGGCCACCCTGGACGTGCTGGTGCCGCTCTGTGACCGACTCGGCATCCAGAAACTCAAGCGTGAGCTCGACGACATCGTCCTGTTCCACCTGGAGCCGGATGCCTACCAGCGGATCGAGGACCACCTGTCGAGCCGATCGGAGCGGGCACCGTATCTCGAACGGGTCTGCGCCCAGGCCGAGGTGGCGTTGCGGCGGGAAAGAGTGACCGCCAAGGTCGCACCCCGGCCCCGGCACCGCTACTCGATCTGGAAGGACACCGTCGCCGGTGGCCACCAGATGCCGGTCGACCTGCCTCGGATCGAGATCGTGGTGACCGGCCCGGGCACCGACTGTTACGCCGCACTCGGCGCCATCCACTGCAGTTGGCGCCCGGTGCCCGGCCGGTTCAAGGACTTCATCGCCGCACCGAAGAACAACCTCTACCGGTCCCTGCACACCACCGTCATGGGGCCGGACGACTCTCCGGTGGAGGTGTTGATCCGTACCGAGGCGATGCACCGGTCCGCCGAGTTCGGCGTCGCCGCGCCGTACCACTTCCCGAAGGCGGAGCGGGCCAGTGCGGTGACCCGGTCCGAGGAACTGGGCTGGCTGCGCCGGGCGCTCGACTGGTCACAGGCGACCATCGACGCCGACCAGTTCGTGCACTCGCTGCGCTGCGACCTGGTGGACGCACAGATCCAGGTGTTCGCCGAGGGCCGGCAGATAGTGCTGCCCGCCGGGTCGACCCCGGTGGATCTCGCGTACGAACTCGACCCGCACAAGGGCTCGCGGTGTCTCGCCGTACGGATCAACGGCCGGCTGGCACCGCTCGCCTCCGAGCTGTCCGACGGCGACGTGGTGGAGATCTTCACCGAGAGCGAGGACCAGCCCACCGGGGCCGCGCCCTCGCCCGCTGGTCCGCGCAAGGAGTGGCTCGGGTTCGTCAAGTCACCGCAGGCGCAGATGCAGATCAACCGCTGGTTCGCCGAGCACTCCGAGCCGGGCATCAGCATCAACGACAAGGTACGGCTGGGGCGCGCCACGGTCAGCCTGATCCTGCGCAAGCATGATCGGGCGCTGTCCAACGACAAGCCGCTGCGCCGGCTCGCCGAAGCCCTGAACTACCCCGACATGGAGACCATGCTCGTCGCCGTGGTGGATCGGACGATCGAGCCCGAGGCCGTGGTCGACCAGCTCATCGCTATCGTCGACCAACGCGGTGGGCTGCCTCCGGCGGAGCAGACCGGCTACCTCTAG
- a CDS encoding Lrp/AsnC family transcriptional regulator, with the protein MITAIVLVDCATDSIPEVAETLAGLAGVSEVYSVAGHVDLIAIVRVREFDEIAEVIAGRISKVPGVLNTESHIAFRAYSQHDLEAAFAIGLGDAD; encoded by the coding sequence GTGATCACCGCGATCGTGCTGGTCGACTGTGCGACGGATTCGATTCCGGAAGTGGCCGAGACGCTCGCCGGGCTGGCCGGAGTGAGCGAGGTCTACTCGGTCGCCGGACACGTCGACCTGATCGCGATCGTGCGGGTTCGTGAGTTCGACGAGATCGCCGAGGTGATCGCTGGCCGGATCTCCAAGGTTCCCGGGGTCCTCAACACCGAGTCGCACATCGCCTTCCGGGCGTACTCGCAGCATGACCTGGAGGCCGCCTTCGCCATCGGGCTGGGCGACGCAGACTGA
- a CDS encoding NUDIX hydrolase, which translates to MITRRSPARALLYGVFYRLPHPLRRRLVRMAVHKYIVGAVTLVTDSEADPTGPGRLLLLRQPPGRSWSLPAGLLRRREEPVVGAARELAEETGIKLSPQALRPASPNAVVHAKGWVDVVFDVAVPASSTELVVDGAEVYEAAWHQLDALPRLTPATARLLAHYGIGPLAAQQTDTDRPQPVDAPEQPRGSG; encoded by the coding sequence ATGATCACCCGCCGATCCCCCGCGCGCGCACTGTTGTACGGCGTGTTCTACCGGCTGCCGCACCCGTTGCGTCGCAGGTTGGTCCGGATGGCGGTGCACAAGTACATCGTCGGTGCGGTCACCCTGGTGACCGACTCCGAGGCCGACCCGACCGGGCCCGGCCGGCTGCTGCTGCTGCGGCAACCACCAGGCCGTAGTTGGTCCCTGCCCGCCGGGCTGCTGCGCCGTCGGGAGGAACCTGTGGTGGGGGCGGCCCGGGAGTTGGCCGAGGAGACCGGCATCAAGCTGTCTCCGCAGGCGCTGCGCCCGGCGTCGCCCAACGCGGTGGTGCATGCCAAGGGCTGGGTGGACGTCGTGTTCGACGTCGCGGTGCCCGCGTCGAGTACCGAACTCGTCGTCGACGGCGCCGAGGTCTACGAGGCTGCCTGGCACCAACTCGACGCTCTCCCCCGACTGACCCCGGCGACCGCCCGGCTACTGGCGCACTACGGCATCGGGCCGCTCGCCGCGCAGCAGACCGACACCGACCGCCCGCAGCCGGTCGACGCCCCGGAGCAGCCACGGGGATCCGGGTGA
- a CDS encoding DinB family protein, with translation MSITVTGERADLLATLRKHRDFLRFTAAGLDDSAATTRSTVSELTIGGIVKHLAVTEQSWMRFAVGGAAEMERVQVDWLDQHRMRPDETLSGLLDEYAAVAEHTDGLISSLPDLDIAHPLPQAPWYEPGASWSVRRVVLHLIAETAQHAGHADIIRESIDGQKTMG, from the coding sequence ATGTCGATCACGGTCACCGGCGAGCGCGCCGATCTGCTCGCCACCCTGCGCAAGCACCGAGATTTTCTACGGTTCACCGCCGCCGGGCTCGACGACTCGGCCGCCACCACCCGTAGCACGGTCAGCGAGTTGACGATCGGCGGCATCGTCAAGCATCTCGCGGTGACCGAGCAGAGCTGGATGCGGTTTGCCGTTGGAGGAGCCGCAGAAATGGAGCGGGTGCAGGTCGACTGGCTCGATCAGCATCGAATGCGACCCGACGAGACCCTGTCCGGACTGCTCGACGAGTACGCCGCCGTCGCCGAGCACACCGACGGGTTGATCTCCAGCCTGCCCGACCTGGACATCGCCCATCCGCTTCCCCAGGCACCCTGGTACGAGCCCGGGGCGAGCTGGTCGGTGCGGCGGGTGGTGCTGCACCTGATCGCGGAGACCGCGCAGCATGCCGGGCACGCCGACATCATCCGCGAGTCCATCGACGGGCAGAAGACGATGGGCTGA
- a CDS encoding nucleotidyltransferase family protein, whose product MSGPAPVEAGRICAVVLSAGEGRRLRPLTDRVPKALCPVGNVALLDRALARVGALGFTGPGAVAVNACYLGDQVVCHVGDRAHLSVEPGDPLGTSGGVGRLRDWIDGRGVLVGNADGYLASRDAAPGPDIAALLDGWDGECVRLLGKRLTDPDDQGGFAGHRFAGFSLLPWRYVSALPAEFGDLVRTVWRPAEAAGALQVVGFTGTYLDTGTPWDYLAANLHAAGGHSLLDPSATVVGRHVQSVVGAGAVVRGSVTRSVIWPGARVADGERLVDAIRVGADLTVAAR is encoded by the coding sequence GTGAGTGGACCGGCACCGGTCGAAGCCGGCCGGATCTGCGCGGTGGTCCTCTCCGCCGGCGAAGGTCGCCGACTTCGGCCACTGACCGACCGGGTGCCGAAGGCACTCTGTCCGGTCGGCAACGTCGCGCTGCTGGACCGGGCGCTCGCCAGGGTCGGCGCCCTCGGCTTCACCGGTCCCGGGGCGGTCGCGGTGAACGCCTGCTACCTCGGCGATCAGGTGGTGTGCCACGTCGGGGACCGCGCGCACCTGTCGGTGGAACCCGGTGACCCGCTGGGCACCTCCGGCGGGGTCGGCCGGTTGCGGGACTGGATCGACGGACGTGGGGTGCTGGTCGGCAACGCCGACGGGTATCTGGCCAGCCGGGACGCCGCCCCGGGCCCGGACATCGCGGCGCTGCTGGACGGCTGGGACGGCGAGTGCGTACGGCTGCTCGGCAAGCGGCTGACCGACCCCGACGACCAGGGCGGCTTCGCCGGACACCGCTTCGCCGGCTTCTCACTGCTGCCTTGGCGCTACGTCAGCGCGCTGCCGGCCGAGTTCGGGGACCTGGTCCGCACCGTGTGGCGGCCGGCGGAAGCGGCCGGCGCGCTCCAGGTGGTCGGCTTCACCGGCACCTACCTGGACACCGGCACACCGTGGGACTACCTGGCCGCCAATCTGCACGCCGCCGGTGGCCACAGCCTGCTCGACCCGTCGGCAACCGTCGTCGGGCGACACGTTCAGTCGGTTGTCGGTGCGGGGGCGGTGGTCCGAGGGTCGGTGACCCGTTCGGTGATCTGGCCCGGCGCGCGGGTCGCCGATGGCGAACGGCTGGTCGACGCGATCCGGGTCGGCGCGGATCTGACGGTGGCCGCCCGCTGA